TTCAAAACGGTTTTTTAATTCCCTTTCTAAAAAATTGTTTTCTCTATAGATAAGAAATAGTTTCTTTTTCATTAATCCCAATATGGCATTTGATCCATCCGTTCCACAACAACAAGCCCAAGCTCCCGCGGGAACTTTATTGTTTCCAGAAGGTTCTTCCGCAAATACTCTAAACGTACTTCATAGTGGAACGGTTCGGTATTTGACCGAAGTTCCAGGCGGTAGAAAACTAGAACTTTTTAAACTGAATGGAGCTAATTTGACTCCTGGATCTGTAGCTCTTTTTACGAGCGGTAGATACCCGTTTCATCTTCAAGCAGAAGAAGCCTGCGTGATTTCTACTTATGCGATGAATCGAGATACGATTTCTAAAAGTGTAGGTTCTCGTGTTTCTTTAGGACTCATGGTCGCAAGGACGTTACTTCGAGAAATCACAGAACTTTTTAAAAAATCCAACCAGATCCGAAAGATTACTTCTGAAATCGAAAAGGTAAACGACAATCTATCGATTCTATATTATCAATTCAATCCGAGCGTATTTCCGGACATCAAACCTGGTTCTCCGATTCCAGAAGTTTCGGCTGACGTAGTAGATCCTGTTATGCGTCTTTGTAGAGAAAATTTGAAGTTGTTCTTTGATAACGGAGGTATTTTACCAGATAGACCTAGCCCTCAATTTTTAGAAGAAGAACACGAATCTCAACTTACAAGACTTTACCCCGAAGAAATCGATTTTCAAGACGGAGAATTTAATTTCATTCGCAAACTGGTAATGCAAGATCCTAAAATTCTGAATGTATTATTTACCGCAGATCCTTCTATGCTCGCTTACGTTTGTTCTAAACTGGCGAACGTGTTGGATCAAATTTCCGGAATTCTAAAAATCTGTCTTACCGACTTAGATGAAGCATTTCGTATTTTTTTTGTCGGTGAAAGTAGTCTCGTAGAAAAATTCTATCTCATTTTAGATATTACTTCTTCTGGTTACGGTACTGCTCCTGCAGAATTCGTAGTGCCTGTGTTAGGCGCTTTTGCGGGCAAAATCGAAAAATATAAAAATGGACATCAGGCTCTTTTTGGTGTTCCTGTGGCCAATATTTCTCCCAATACACAAGCGTTCCAATCTAAGGCGAGCACTCTCGCGAAAAAAATGGAAGAGACCGCTCCTAAAGTTCAAACTCCTGTTGCGTCTTCTGCAGCGGCAGGAGTAGATGTTGATGCGATCCGTAAAGAACTAGATAATTCCGCATCCGTTATCATTCAATTTTCCGGTTTAGAAGCAGAAAAAGTAAAAGAATTTTCCGCTCTTATGGTAAAGGTGAAAAGCCTAAAGAACCCTCTTGATCCGGAAGGTGACAATAGAAAGATCAGAAGGACTTTGGGAAGGCACTACTGGGACATGTACCAAGAATGTTTTATCAAGTACATGAGCTCTAATCGAAACGTTCCTAAACCAGTTGAACTGATGTTAAAGTACGGTTACTTCGATGAAACGTTGGTAGATGATTCTCAAATTGCTTTTATGTACACTCAAAAAGATCCAGCCAACTTTACTTCCAACGTTCCCATTTCACTTGGAACTGAATGGTTGGAGAAAGTGCATAAAAGAGAAGTTCCAACTTCTTTGGACGAGATGGGCCAAAACTTTTTTGAAAAAGTAAAACTTGAAAATAGAAATATAGTGATTAAAAAAGAATCGGATATTCCGCCCGAGTTGGACAATCCGGAAACTAGACTTAAGTTCGAGTTTGCTTCTCTTTATGAAGCAAACGTTAGACTCACTTCGGGTAGTCCTGCAACTCACTTTCCGATTTTGACTAAGTTTCATAGTCAGATGGCAATTGATAAGTCCTATGTTTCTAAAAAGATTTTGGAAGAAGTAGTTCACGATCTGATGGCGGTTGACTATTCGATTTTCCATAGAGAAGTAATTTA
This genomic window from Leptospira kirschneri serovar Cynopteri str. 3522 CT contains:
- a CDS encoding cyclic nucleotide-binding domain-containing protein — encoded protein: MAFDPSVPQQQAQAPAGTLLFPEGSSANTLNVLHSGTVRYLTEVPGGRKLELFKLNGANLTPGSVALFTSGRYPFHLQAEEACVISTYAMNRDTISKSVGSRVSLGLMVARTLLREITELFKKSNQIRKITSEIEKVNDNLSILYYQFNPSVFPDIKPGSPIPEVSADVVDPVMRLCRENLKLFFDNGGILPDRPSPQFLEEEHESQLTRLYPEEIDFQDGEFNFIRKLVMQDPKILNVLFTADPSMLAYVCSKLANVLDQISGILKICLTDLDEAFRIFFVGESSLVEKFYLILDITSSGYGTAPAEFVVPVLGAFAGKIEKYKNGHQALFGVPVANISPNTQAFQSKASTLAKKMEETAPKVQTPVASSAAAGVDVDAIRKELDNSASVIIQFSGLEAEKVKEFSALMVKVKSLKNPLDPEGDNRKIRRTLGRHYWDMYQECFIKYMSSNRNVPKPVELMLKYGYFDETLVDDSQIAFMYTQKDPANFTSNVPISLGTEWLEKVHKREVPTSLDEMGQNFFEKVKLENRNIVIKKESDIPPELDNPETRLKFEFASLYEANVRLTSGSPATHFPILTKFHSQMAIDKSYVSKKILEEVVHDLMAVDYSIFHREVIYNNNELGITKEFIQKCVIPDFILVPSIGTKVMMWQDLSIHRGAGSKESPGRIVLPIFAQGDLKTMVADALAAFRWELTKSILGAEWNNVGNPSITADYTDYIQFFKKNKDLSMEIKEKLASDFKRFRNDRDIFANDYQLWMKYEADGVQRLNKVVRGIFYRHIPFSKQVRDKVAKTPAFAEIHNRFINIRNRKYTEIENRYKKYLNALGSLPDPLRENLEFFKV